In one window of Neofelis nebulosa isolate mNeoNeb1 chromosome 15, mNeoNeb1.pri, whole genome shotgun sequence DNA:
- the NAXE gene encoding NAD(P)H-hydrate epimerase, whose amino-acid sequence MRALRALLGFGLLAAGSHLQRVRGPAGVCRARPAWWGTRRPQSGGRGDPALMASPAVKYLSQEEAQAVDEELFNEYQFSVDQLMELAGLSCATAIAKAYPPKSMSRSPPTVLVICGPGNNGGDGLVCARHLKLFGYQPTIYYPKRPNKPLFGALVTQCQKMDIPFLGEMPPEPMLIDELYELVVDAIFGFSFKGDVREPFRSILSVLSGLTVPIASIDIPSGWDVEKGNSGGIQPDLLISLTAPKKSASHFTGRYHYLGGRFVPPALEKKYQLNLPPYPDTECVYRLQ is encoded by the exons ATGAGGGCCCTGCGGGCGCTGTTGGGGTTTGGTCTGCTGGCCGCCGGTTCGCACCTGCAGCGCGTCCGGGGCCCGGCCGGGGTCTGCCGCGCGAGGCCAGCCTGGTGGGGGACGCGGCGGCCGCAGTCGGGCGGCCGCGGGGACCCGGCGCTCATGGCGAGCCCGGCGGTGAAGTACTTGAG CCAGGAGGAGGCCCAGGCCGTGGACGAGGAGCTGTTCAACGAGTACCAGTTCAGCGTGGACCAGCTGATGGAGCTGGCGGGGCTGAGCTGTGCCACAGCCATAGCCAAG GCCTATCCCCCCAAGTCTATGTCCCGGAGCCCCCCCACGGTCCTGGTCATCTGCGGGCCCGGGAATAACGGAGGAGACGGCCTGGTCTGTGCCCGGCACCTCAAGCTCTTT GGCTACCAGCCAACCATCTATTACCCCAAAAGGCCTAACAAGCCACTCTTCGGTGCACTGGTGACCCAGTGCCAGAAAATGGACATCCCCTTCCTTGGTGAAATGCCCCCGGAG CCCATGCTGATCGACGAACTGTACGAGCTGGTAGTGGATGCCATCTTCGGCTTCAGCTTCAAAGGGGACGTCCGGGAGCCATTCCGGAGCATCCTGAGCGTCCTGAGCGGGCTCACCGTGCCCATTGCGAGTATCGACATTCCCTCAG GATGGGATGTGGAGAAGGGAAATTCTGGAGGGATCCAGCCAGACTTGCTCATCTCCCTGACTGCACCCAAAAAGTCTGCGAGCCACTTCACCGGTCGCTATCACTACCTGGGAGGTCGTTTCGTGCCTCCTGCTCTGGAAAAGAAGTACCAGCTGAACTTGCCGCCCTACCCCGACACGGAGTGTGTCTACCGTCTGCAGTGA
- the TTC24 gene encoding tetratricopeptide repeat protein 24, translated as MSSSNPEDTPREPESEPEPSTSKQKQRGKRPQQEASVHALTRAGHGALLAGRNHEALASFQRAFVLASEAPQTRDTPVLRACAFNLGAAYVETGDPARGLELLLRARPEEKAQGRRHGDQCFNVALAYHALGDLPQALAWYHRALGHYQPLGDHGQVQAKMGACYQALGQPELAAHCLQEASRAYAQAGQPQAAALALGAAAGCMLKSGRHGVGAVTRVLEESRRLAERSPEHRLLGHLYNDLGLSYCQLQLFPLAAEAFLRALPLCRGPGEEATVLRNLGTAHSALGNYRQARECHQKAADLHGSGGQRREQGRSFGSLAFVLSQLGEHRAARDNYLHALQAARDTGDTKGQWQACEGLGAAAARLGQHDQALTYYKEALARSQKEPDSVRDRLVAKLADAMRTHLARAGLVPTHALTSAPGRPQAPGGPGRGRVEVRHRSSGGWEEEELEEGQEEREDQAPPDVPPASWAQRLECPGSGAHLPLGGQGPLQMEHPGILVPSGPQVNRSPGRPRETPSRNPQRRLTKSGFCTIM; from the exons ATGTCTTCCTCCAACCCTGAGGATACCCCCCGAGAGCCTGAGTCTGAGCCTGAACCCTCAACCTCCAAGCAGAAACAGAGGGGAAAGCGGCCACAGCAAGAGGCCAGCGTCCACGCCCTCACCAGGGCTGGCCACGGGGCGCTCCTGGCTGGCCGGAACCACGAAGCCCTGGCCAGCTTCCAGAGGGCCTTCGTCCTGGCCTCGGAGGCCCCGCAAACTCGCGACACCCCTGTTCTCCGGGCCTGTGCCTTCAACCTGGGGGCTGCCTACGTGGAGACCGGGGACCCAGCCCGGGGCCTCGAGCTGCTCCTGAGAGCCCGACCTGAGGAGAAGGCGCAGGGCAGGCGTCATGGCGACCAGTGTTTCAATGTGGCTTTGGCCTACCACGCCCTGGGCGACCTGCCTCAAGCTTTGGCCTGGTACCACAGGGCCCTGGGTCACTACCAGCCACTAGGCGACCATGGGCAAGTCCAGGCAAAAATGGGAGCCTGCTACCAGGCTCTGGGACAGCCTGAGCTGGCAGCCCACTGTCTGCAGGAGGCAAGCCGGGCCTACGCCCAAGCAGGGCAGCCCCAGGCTGCGGCCTTGGCCTTGGGGGCTGCGGCGGGGTGTATGCTGAAGAGCGGGCGGCATGGGGTGGGCGCGGTGACGCGGGTGCTGGAGGAGAGCCGGAGGCTTGCTGAGAGGAGCCCTGAGCACAGACTGCTGG GGCATCTCTACAACGACCTAGGCCTGAGCTACTGCCAGCTCCAGCTGTTCCCGCTTGCAGCGGAGGCCTTCCTGCGGGCCCTGCCCCTGTGTCGCGGGCCGGGAGAGGAGGCCACGGTGCTGAGAAACCTCGGGACGGCCCACAGTGCCCTCGGCAACTACCGGCAAGCCCGGGAGTGTCACCAGAAGGCTGCTGACCTGCATG GCTCTGGGGGGCAGCGACGGGAGCAGGGCCGGAGCTTTGGCAGCCTGGCATTTGTACTGAGCCAGCTGGGGGAGCACAGGGCAGCCAGAGACAACTACCTACACGCCCTGCAGGCGGCCCGGGACACCG GGGACACGAAGGGCCAATGGCAGGCCTgcgaggggctgggggctgccgCAGCCAGACTGGGGCAGCACGACCAGGCCTTGACGTATTATAAGGAGGCGCTGGCTCGGAGTCAG AAGGAGCCAGACTCTGTGCGGGACCGGCTGGTGGCCAAGCTGGCGGACGCCATGAGGACCCACCTGGCCCGGGCCGGGCTCGTCCCCACGCACGCCCTG ACTTCGGCTCCAgggaggccccaggctccaggagggccgggaaggggcagagtggaaGTGAGGCACAG GTCTtcgggtgggtgggaggaagaggaattggaggagggccaggaggagagagaggaccaGGCCCCACCGGATGTCCCCCCGGCGTCTTGGGCGCAGAGGCTGGAGT GTCCAGGATCCGGGGCCCATCTCCCGCTTGGAGGCCAAGGCCCCCTCCAAATGGAGCATCCTGGCATTCTGGTCCCCAGTGGCCCCCAAGTCAATAG GTCGCCCGGACGGCCCAGGGAAACCCCAAGCAGGAACCCTCAGAGGAGACTCACCAAGTCTGGGTTCTGTACGATCATGTGA